From a single Ignavibacteria bacterium genomic region:
- a CDS encoding HAMP domain-containing protein, translating to MFRTIKHKLSNLLIRDKIMLLISLFGFVMIGFYTYFSYSNEKEILSKSIDEKLIAAAYGVYYAFGDAYHDSLTGPNSVSEAQNLENTKKLNIITKKLGLSYVYTMAQTPDDSLHFTSSSATDEELAKGEYSPFFETYPEASEALHNIFHNKKMYFEDTNDKWGSLRSVLIPFTTPNGKTYIIGADYSLKDIHSARVRTFLTNIGSGAVLYILFLLLTSMVVKKITGPINYLAQTAKKISDGDLGLSLAVNSKDETRLLSESLAKMVGNIKENLENLKSEKAGVEKKVEEAVRESEAQKGYLARSVEEILQAMEKFSNGDLTVRLHSDKDDVIGRLFKGFNSTVENFNYMVSNVAQAVSETAGASSQISSSTEQIAKGSTSQAEQAAEIAAAIDQMTRTIIDTTQNTSLAADTAKQAGEKARDGGKVVKETISGMNKIADVVLTSATTVEELGRNSGQIGEIIQVIDDIADQTNLLALNAAIEAARAGEQGRGFAVVADEVRKLAEKTTKATKEISLMINQIQKDTAAAIDSISKGTLEVENGKNLANRAGSALDEIIRGTEKVSELILQIASASQEQSTASEEISKSVEAITDVTRQSSSGLHEVAQAAEGLEHLTLDLQTLVNKFNTGSEVPVHQR from the coding sequence ATGTTCCGAACTATCAAACACAAGTTGAGCAACCTCCTGATTCGTGACAAAATAATGCTCCTGATCTCATTGTTCGGGTTCGTTATGATAGGCTTTTACACCTATTTCTCATACAGCAATGAAAAAGAAATTTTATCCAAATCTATTGATGAAAAACTTATAGCGGCTGCATACGGCGTTTATTATGCATTCGGGGATGCATACCATGACAGCCTTACAGGGCCTAATTCCGTCTCGGAAGCACAGAACCTCGAGAACACCAAGAAACTCAACATCATTACAAAAAAGCTTGGTCTTTCTTATGTCTATACCATGGCGCAGACCCCGGATGACAGCCTTCACTTTACTTCATCCAGCGCAACAGACGAGGAATTAGCCAAGGGAGAATACTCCCCTTTCTTTGAAACCTATCCTGAGGCTTCAGAAGCGCTGCATAACATCTTTCATAATAAGAAGATGTATTTTGAAGATACAAATGACAAATGGGGCTCACTGCGTTCAGTGCTCATACCTTTTACAACCCCAAACGGTAAGACCTATATTATTGGGGCTGATTATTCCTTGAAAGATATTCATTCGGCCAGGGTAAGAACGTTCCTTACAAATATCGGTTCAGGAGCTGTATTGTATATCCTGTTCCTGCTTCTTACCTCAATGGTGGTTAAAAAGATTACCGGTCCCATTAACTATCTTGCACAGACTGCAAAGAAAATATCCGATGGCGACCTCGGTTTGTCTCTTGCCGTTAACAGTAAAGATGAAACACGTCTGCTTTCGGAATCGCTTGCCAAAATGGTGGGAAATATCAAAGAAAATCTGGAAAACCTCAAGTCTGAAAAAGCAGGAGTGGAAAAGAAAGTTGAAGAAGCCGTAAGAGAATCTGAAGCCCAAAAGGGATATCTTGCCAGATCGGTTGAGGAAATTCTCCAGGCAATGGAAAAGTTTTCAAATGGCGACCTGACCGTAAGGCTTCACAGCGATAAGGACGATGTAATCGGCAGGCTGTTCAAGGGCTTTAACTCTACGGTTGAGAATTTCAATTATATGGTTTCCAACGTTGCACAGGCGGTTAGTGAAACTGCCGGTGCAAGCAGCCAGATCTCCTCAAGCACTGAGCAGATTGCCAAGGGAAGTACGAGCCAGGCAGAGCAGGCGGCAGAAATTGCCGCGGCAATTGACCAGATGACAAGAACTATAATTGATACAACACAGAACACTTCACTTGCCGCTGACACTGCAAAGCAGGCAGGAGAAAAAGCACGCGACGGCGGAAAAGTAGTAAAAGAAACTATTTCCGGAATGAATAAAATTGCCGATGTTGTCCTGACTTCTGCAACAACTGTTGAGGAACTGGGAAGAAACAGCGGACAGATCGGTGAGATAATTCAGGTAATTGACGACATTGCAGACCAGACAAACCTCCTTGCCTTAAATGCCGCAATTGAGGCTGCCAGGGCCGGTGAGCAGGGACGCGGTTTTGCTGTTGTGGCAGACGAAGTGCGCAAGCTTGCAGAAAAAACCACAAAGGCCACAAAGGAAATTTCACTTATGATCAATCAGATCCAGAAAGATACTGCTGCTGCAATAGACTCAATTTCCAAGGGCACTTTAGAAGTGGAAAATGGGAAAAACCTTGCAAACCGTGCCGGTTCTGCGCTGGATGAAATTATCAGGGGAACTGAAAAGGTAAGTGAACTTATTCTTCAGATCGCTTCAGCCAGCCAGGAACAGTCTACAGCAAGCGAAGAAATAAGTAAAAGCGTTGAGGCTATTACAGACGTAACGCGCCAGTCCTCTTCAGGACTTCACGAAGTGGCACAGGCTGCCGAAGGGCTCGAACACCTGACACTCGACCTGCAGACACTTGTAAATAAATTTAATACCGGTTCTGAAGTCCCCGTCCACCAGCGTTAA
- a CDS encoding tetratricopeptide repeat protein: MMKWKRFIPLLVFLIFAGNSAAQDSAGIGAPNCLKVLKALSLEVGRLERQYNSPSAKKIVEASDKISSGEITDNSPGDFDSMLVEIENTHLPGDALAVYSSISNDFMPEISFSEAGFRILNAVQKRLENLFQSLRSDKKMVSLAIFATTNLDVSRMKTALVRRQIRILSECGKKEERMRCWLAVKRMLGEIDIPKSESGNMVVQNSPYGIQILPGEILAKLKPLSENETDDDVRQYSLGAIKAVESAPPRYKEGVTQIALNELDGYNAKDRLIKSDALRLFQKADSAIGRSGKISLYTDAIKMDPRFTAAYSNRGSLLYEIGDFKHAEEDFQKALSLDPGYYTLYKYLGNCSYKMGRLEDAVKNFSEALKYEITDTLLINRGICLRKLGRTKQAASDFSAAIRFNSKSLPARINRVQCYIALKEYNEAARDYEKLIELQPQNSSYYYNLGCLYSIQKDWNKVVGIWEEGLRVNPQDENILKNLPKVRARQSAKAEEENKGEK, encoded by the coding sequence ATGATGAAGTGGAAACGTTTTATACCGCTGCTTGTTTTTCTAATATTTGCCGGGAATTCTGCTGCACAGGACTCTGCCGGGATAGGTGCGCCAAATTGCCTTAAAGTCTTAAAGGCTCTTTCCCTTGAGGTCGGCCGCCTGGAAAGGCAGTATAACAGCCCCTCGGCAAAAAAGATTGTTGAGGCCTCAGATAAGATTTCTTCAGGTGAAATAACGGATAACTCCCCGGGTGACTTCGACTCAATGCTCGTGGAAATTGAGAATACTCACCTTCCCGGTGATGCACTGGCGGTATACTCATCTATATCAAATGATTTTATGCCGGAAATTTCTTTTTCGGAAGCCGGCTTCCGCATCCTTAACGCGGTTCAAAAACGGCTGGAAAACCTTTTCCAAAGTCTGCGTTCTGACAAAAAAATGGTAAGCTTGGCCATTTTTGCCACCACGAACCTGGATGTAAGCCGTATGAAAACCGCCCTTGTGAGAAGGCAGATCAGGATACTTTCCGAATGCGGGAAAAAAGAGGAGCGCATGCGCTGCTGGCTTGCCGTAAAAAGAATGCTCGGTGAAATAGACATCCCTAAATCTGAAAGCGGTAACATGGTTGTACAGAACAGCCCGTACGGCATTCAGATACTTCCGGGCGAAATCCTGGCAAAGCTTAAGCCTCTTTCGGAAAACGAAACTGATGATGATGTACGGCAATATTCTCTGGGGGCAATTAAAGCGGTCGAATCGGCACCTCCCAGGTATAAAGAAGGTGTGACGCAGATTGCACTTAATGAGCTTGATGGCTATAACGCCAAAGACCGTCTTATTAAATCAGATGCCCTCAGGCTTTTCCAAAAAGCCGACAGCGCCATTGGCAGGAGCGGGAAAATATCGCTTTATACAGATGCCATAAAAATGGACCCGCGCTTTACCGCAGCATACAGCAACCGCGGAAGCCTGTTATATGAAATTGGGGACTTTAAGCATGCCGAAGAGGACTTTCAAAAAGCTCTTTCTCTGGATCCGGGCTACTACACGCTTTATAAATATCTTGGCAACTGCAGCTATAAAATGGGCCGCCTTGAAGATGCCGTGAAGAATTTCTCTGAGGCCCTGAAGTATGAAATTACAGACACGCTCTTAATTAACAGGGGAATATGCTTAAGGAAATTAGGACGGACAAAGCAGGCGGCAAGCGACTTTTCGGCAGCAATAAGGTTTAACTCCAAATCGCTTCCGGCCCGTATAAACCGTGTGCAGTGCTATATTGCACTTAAAGAGTATAATGAGGCCGCAAGGGATTACGAGAAACTCATAGAGCTTCAGCCCCAAAACAGCAGCTACTATTATAACCTCGGGTGCCTGTATTCAATTCAGAAGGACTGGAATAAAGTGGTGGGAATATGGGAAGAGGGGCTCCGGGTGAATCCTCAGGATGAAAACATACTGAAAAACCTTCCAAAAGTAAGAGCCCGGCAGTCAGCAAAGGCTGAAGAAGAGAATAAGGGTGAAAAATAA
- a CDS encoding peroxiredoxin translates to MTTLKEGDKAPDFTLKDAYGKSYTLSSFRDKSPVVLYFYPKAGTTGCTKEACGIRDDMSKFRKNNITVLGVSVDSKEAIKKFIDDYHLNFPLLSDKDKNISRDYGVLNKLGVDNRITFIIDKKGIISSIIRDVDVTTHSEQAYNLASKLL, encoded by the coding sequence ATTACAACGCTGAAGGAAGGTGACAAGGCACCCGACTTTACGCTGAAGGATGCTTACGGCAAAAGCTACACTCTTTCATCCTTCAGGGATAAATCTCCCGTTGTCCTCTACTTTTATCCAAAGGCCGGAACCACGGGCTGCACAAAGGAAGCCTGCGGCATCAGGGACGATATGAGTAAATTCAGGAAAAATAATATTACAGTTCTTGGCGTCAGCGTGGATTCTAAGGAAGCCATTAAGAAATTTATAGATGATTACCATCTTAATTTCCCCCTCCTTTCCGACAAAGATAAAAACATCTCCAGGGATTACGGAGTATTAAATAAACTTGGGGTGGATAACAGAATTACTTTTATAATTGATAAGAAGGGGATCATTAGCTCCATAATCCGCGATGTCGACGTAACGACACACTCAGAACAGGCGTATAATCTTGCTTCAAAACTGCTCTGA
- a CDS encoding PAS domain S-box protein, with amino-acid sequence MERSHIEAPLGDQNLPGSDGELYALFENLPEPFAVIFPLHDSPENAIGKDSAVYRVNFLNEAAIESLQLDRDKIKDLNLSDLFSEKQNVKLFNAIREALKKRLPEKIISLPYKLKNARKKGKIDISISPFDKGLALSWKEKIAGAEVSKKLMQTLELERAWFNSIMAQMPSGVSIAEAPSGRLIYHNEQGVKLIRHSMLQVEDFYDYAKYGAMHDPETPFLSEEYPITRALRGETVLGEEMLYLRGDGTYTYLSVNAAPVKNADGEIIAAVSTFDDVGEKRRTEAELEESKRILDALMEFVPEGITIADAKNANIRMVSRYGEEKLGGAHRGLTANAVAEKWKVYYPDGVTEMETENLPLVRAIEKGEEVNNAEVIQVNSKGEALHLLCNAAPIKTREGEITGGIVAWRDISERKDAEEALRESERRYKELSGTLEIERGKLAAIIENLPAGVGVSDQSGKIISFNKAGLAMHGSQGESISSDFNEYVQKFELFYPGGNVMPLEEWPISRAVKGEFVKNYELRLRNRANGIESILSYFVEPVRNSQGEVVLIIYVILDITEQKQVEESLRVALQHLKFHVENSPLAVVEFNNEYKVTSWSGKAEEIFGWKAEEVIGKKIGEFKWVHEEDAKRVSDLSAAMFASKKTSNLHTNRNYRKDGSVITCEWYNSALVDADGNLVSVLSLVLDITQREKMMRQLEETLRNLRRSNEELEQFAYVASHDLQEPLRMVSNCTQMLSKRYKDKLDASADQLIEFIVEGSIRMKSLIQDLLSFSRITTKGENFAPTDLNLLMQNVIADLKVAVEENNAKITYGKLPVINADTTQIRQVFQNLISNAIKFRGADDPEISIGAEKKAGQWLFSVKDNGIGIAPEFFDKIFVIFQRLHEREAYPGTGIGLAICKRIVEHHGGNIWVESEEGKGAAFYFTLPS; translated from the coding sequence ATGGAAAGAAGTCATATTGAAGCACCTTTAGGGGATCAGAACCTGCCAGGAAGTGATGGGGAATTATATGCTCTTTTTGAGAATCTTCCGGAGCCTTTTGCCGTAATCTTTCCTTTACATGATTCACCGGAAAATGCAATTGGGAAAGATTCAGCTGTCTACAGAGTAAATTTTTTAAATGAAGCTGCCATAGAGAGTCTGCAGCTTGACAGGGATAAAATAAAAGATCTTAATTTATCGGATCTCTTTTCTGAAAAGCAGAATGTAAAGCTCTTTAATGCAATCCGTGAGGCTTTGAAAAAGCGCCTTCCTGAAAAAATTATATCGCTCCCATATAAACTTAAAAATGCCCGCAAGAAGGGCAAAATTGATATCAGTATTTCACCTTTCGATAAAGGCCTTGCCCTGAGCTGGAAGGAAAAAATAGCTGGAGCTGAAGTGAGCAAAAAGCTCATGCAGACTCTTGAGCTCGAGCGTGCATGGTTTAATTCCATAATGGCCCAGATGCCCTCCGGCGTCTCAATTGCCGAGGCCCCCTCGGGAAGACTCATTTATCATAATGAACAGGGAGTTAAACTGATCAGGCATTCAATGCTGCAGGTGGAAGACTTTTATGATTACGCAAAATACGGCGCAATGCACGACCCTGAAACTCCTTTCCTTTCTGAAGAGTACCCGATTACAAGGGCCTTAAGAGGAGAAACTGTCTTAGGTGAGGAGATGCTCTACCTCAGGGGAGACGGGACCTATACATATCTTTCAGTTAACGCTGCACCCGTTAAAAATGCTGATGGAGAGATCATAGCTGCGGTAAGTACATTCGATGACGTGGGTGAAAAAAGACGGACAGAAGCTGAATTAGAAGAAAGTAAGCGCATACTTGATGCACTTATGGAGTTTGTGCCTGAAGGCATTACGATTGCAGACGCAAAAAATGCAAATATCCGGATGGTCAGCCGCTACGGAGAAGAAAAGCTTGGCGGAGCTCACCGCGGCCTGACGGCAAATGCGGTTGCGGAGAAGTGGAAGGTTTATTACCCGGATGGTGTAACTGAAATGGAAACGGAGAACCTGCCTCTTGTACGTGCAATTGAAAAGGGGGAAGAGGTAAATAATGCTGAAGTAATTCAGGTTAACTCCAAAGGCGAGGCGCTCCATCTGTTGTGCAATGCCGCCCCTATAAAAACCAGAGAGGGTGAAATTACAGGCGGTATTGTTGCCTGGAGGGATATTTCTGAACGAAAAGATGCCGAAGAGGCGCTGCGCGAGAGTGAAAGGCGCTATAAGGAACTTTCCGGAACTCTTGAAATTGAACGCGGCAAACTGGCTGCAATTATTGAAAACCTGCCCGCGGGCGTTGGTGTTAGTGATCAGTCAGGCAAAATAATCTCCTTTAATAAGGCGGGTCTGGCCATGCACGGCTCACAGGGTGAAAGTATTTCCTCCGATTTCAATGAGTATGTACAAAAGTTTGAGCTTTTCTATCCCGGCGGGAATGTGATGCCCCTGGAAGAATGGCCCATTTCAAGAGCAGTTAAAGGTGAATTTGTAAAGAATTATGAGCTGCGGCTGCGGAACAGGGCTAACGGCATTGAAAGCATCCTTTCCTATTTTGTCGAACCCGTGCGTAACAGCCAGGGAGAAGTTGTACTGATTATCTATGTTATTCTGGATATTACAGAGCAAAAACAGGTGGAGGAATCACTCAGGGTTGCGCTTCAGCATTTGAAGTTTCACGTCGAGAATTCTCCCCTTGCCGTAGTTGAATTTAACAACGAGTACAAGGTGACAAGCTGGTCAGGGAAGGCCGAGGAGATCTTCGGCTGGAAGGCCGAAGAGGTGATCGGCAAAAAGATCGGGGAATTCAAATGGGTTCATGAGGAGGATGCTAAGAGGGTTTCGGATCTCAGCGCTGCAATGTTTGCCTCGAAGAAAACCAGCAACCTCCATACAAACCGCAATTACCGCAAAGACGGCTCGGTGATTACGTGCGAGTGGTACAATTCGGCCCTCGTGGATGCAGATGGAAACCTTGTCTCTGTGCTTTCACTGGTGCTGGATATTACGCAAAGAGAAAAGATGATGCGGCAGCTGGAGGAGACGCTCAGAAACCTCAGGCGTTCAAATGAGGAACTAGAGCAGTTTGCCTACGTGGCCAGCCACGACCTGCAGGAGCCTCTTAGGATGGTCTCTAATTGTACACAGATGCTCTCAAAAAGGTATAAGGATAAACTTGACGCAAGCGCCGACCAGCTGATTGAATTTATAGTTGAAGGCTCCATCAGAATGAAGTCTCTTATTCAGGATCTTCTTTCATTTTCACGGATTACAACAAAAGGCGAAAACTTTGCGCCAACTGACTTGAACCTCCTTATGCAGAATGTTATAGCCGACCTGAAGGTGGCAGTTGAAGAAAATAACGCAAAAATCACATACGGGAAGCTTCCGGTAATAAACGCAGATACAACGCAGATACGCCAGGTTTTTCAGAATCTCATCTCCAATGCCATTAAGTTCAGGGGGGCGGATGACCCTGAAATCAGTATCGGCGCAGAGAAAAAAGCCGGGCAGTGGCTCTTTTCAGTAAAAGATAACGGGATTGGGATTGCTCCGGAATTCTTTGACAAGATATTTGTAATATTCCAGAGGCTGCATGAAAGGGAGGCTTATCCCGGGACCGGAATCGGCCTTGCTATATGCAAAAGAATTGTTGAACACCACGGCGGCAATATCTGGGTTGAATCCGAAGAGGGTAAAGGCGCAGCCTTTTATTTCACACTTCCTTCTTAA
- a CDS encoding T9SS type A sorting domain-containing protein: MGIRYFFCFFFILLSQVLSPVSVKAQTTDGRLKGFIKSPFFNEQILNFSFSPEVRIQINVPGEASFDINKPTGLIFFALPNGNTIEQTIGKKLAPGDDWHFDIQHIGAQTRFLRRMMKDYNAVVIYLQTDQKSWPSWRSKHPDNAILVKNIVDSVKNIFKDYNPFVILTGHSGGGGFTFSFMNAVDSIPDYVKRISFLDSDYNYDDTYGRKLAQWLKSSESHFLSVIAYNDSIALYNGKPIVSATGGTWYRTKMMQKYLAGYFNFTVQADTSFIKYTALNGRIKIILKENPGRQILHTVQVELNGFIQTMSSGTPYEGAGYSYFGSRAYTDLIQAEVYVPKMLNLPPRSLNSLTGSAFMQKVQYMTFEQRETEIYNEISRGNVPDFLRNLVTISTTLKDAAGLNHSVIYDVAPDYLAIGSNQDFCRIPMGPITAQRLANLIGAAMPTSKLVDDIYTHSEVKLAPVTYYPVGNANELVPKFIEHNKAIDSEMVAAKGSLGQLTGGTKKDVVVSNKITDPSRPRHVVIYGWHKPDGSAIQPLTNIHIDTYVDYSHGIRLINSDIIIDGVSYKTDKVLTDPARYSIISKESAPMTQPGYLSTTSVPQSTPSGGYGLLQNYPNPFNPETVIPYQIPEAGKVEIKIIDALGREVAGLLNQEMTAGKHEIRFNAKDLPGGIYFCHLKSGSYTETRKLVFIK, translated from the coding sequence ATGGGTATAAGATATTTTTTCTGTTTTTTCTTCATCTTGCTTTCTCAGGTTTTATCCCCTGTATCAGTAAAAGCACAGACTACTGACGGAAGGCTGAAGGGATTTATAAAAAGCCCCTTTTTTAACGAGCAGATACTGAACTTTAGTTTCAGTCCTGAAGTCAGAATTCAGATCAATGTCCCCGGTGAGGCTTCCTTCGATATAAATAAGCCCACGGGACTCATTTTCTTTGCACTTCCTAACGGCAACACGATAGAACAAACCATCGGCAAGAAATTAGCCCCGGGGGACGACTGGCACTTTGACATCCAGCATATAGGCGCACAGACAAGATTTCTCCGCCGGATGATGAAAGATTATAACGCCGTTGTAATTTACCTTCAGACCGATCAGAAAAGCTGGCCATCATGGAGGAGTAAACACCCGGATAATGCAATTCTTGTTAAGAATATTGTAGATTCGGTGAAAAACATTTTTAAGGATTATAATCCCTTTGTTATCCTAACGGGCCACAGCGGGGGCGGCGGCTTTACTTTCAGCTTTATGAACGCCGTGGATTCAATTCCTGATTACGTCAAAAGGATCTCTTTTCTGGACAGCGACTATAACTACGACGACACATATGGCAGGAAGCTGGCACAGTGGCTTAAATCCTCAGAGAGCCACTTCTTAAGCGTTATAGCCTATAACGACAGCATTGCACTTTATAATGGTAAGCCTATAGTCAGCGCAACGGGCGGCACATGGTACAGGACAAAAATGATGCAGAAGTACCTCGCAGGTTATTTTAATTTCACAGTCCAGGCAGATACGTCATTTATAAAGTATACAGCTCTTAATGGAAGAATTAAGATTATTCTGAAGGAAAACCCGGGAAGGCAGATATTACATACCGTGCAGGTTGAACTGAACGGGTTTATTCAGACTATGTCCTCTGGCACCCCGTATGAAGGTGCAGGATACAGCTATTTTGGCTCAAGGGCCTATACGGATTTAATTCAGGCAGAAGTCTACGTTCCCAAAATGCTTAATCTTCCTCCGCGCTCCTTAAACAGTCTTACAGGTTCTGCCTTCATGCAGAAAGTTCAGTACATGACATTTGAGCAGAGGGAAACGGAAATATATAATGAAATTTCAAGAGGCAACGTACCGGACTTTTTGAGAAATCTCGTTACAATTAGTACTACGTTAAAAGACGCCGCGGGGTTAAACCACTCTGTTATCTACGATGTTGCGCCCGATTACCTTGCAATCGGCTCCAATCAGGACTTCTGCCGCATTCCGATGGGCCCAATAACGGCACAGAGGCTTGCAAATCTGATAGGTGCAGCGATGCCGACAAGTAAGCTTGTGGATGACATTTATACCCACTCTGAAGTAAAGCTTGCCCCGGTTACTTACTATCCCGTTGGGAACGCAAATGAATTGGTTCCAAAGTTTATTGAGCACAATAAGGCAATTGATTCGGAGATGGTTGCTGCAAAAGGAAGCCTTGGGCAGTTGACCGGAGGAACTAAGAAAGACGTTGTTGTAAGCAATAAGATCACCGATCCCTCCAGGCCGCGCCACGTGGTTATCTACGGATGGCACAAACCGGACGGGTCGGCTATTCAGCCTCTTACCAATATACATATAGATACATATGTGGATTACAGCCACGGCATCCGTCTTATTAATTCGGATATAATAATAGATGGAGTAAGCTATAAGACAGACAAAGTTCTTACCGATCCTGCGCGTTACAGTATAATCAGCAAAGAAAGTGCCCCGATGACGCAGCCGGGCTACTTAAGTACCACAAGCGTGCCTCAAAGCACCCCTTCGGGCGGCTACGGGCTGCTTCAGAATTACCCGAATCCCTTTAATCCGGAAACCGTTATTCCCTATCAGATTCCTG